From a region of the Streptomyces sp. NBC_00193 genome:
- a CDS encoding RidA family protein, with translation MSGVVEARLAELGLTLPEVVPPLATYQPAVRSGAYVYTAGQLPMVKGNLPVTGKVGAEVSAEQAKELAATCALNALAAVKSVVGDLDKIARVVKVVGFIASAPDFTAQPGVLNGASELLGAVLGDKGVHARSAVGVAVLPLDAPVEIEIQVELVSS, from the coding sequence ATGAGCGGAGTCGTCGAGGCGAGGCTGGCCGAACTCGGCCTGACCCTGCCCGAGGTCGTCCCGCCGCTGGCCACGTACCAGCCGGCCGTGCGGTCGGGTGCCTACGTGTACACCGCGGGCCAGCTCCCGATGGTCAAGGGCAACCTGCCGGTCACCGGCAAGGTCGGCGCCGAGGTCTCGGCGGAGCAGGCCAAGGAACTGGCCGCGACCTGCGCGCTGAACGCGCTCGCCGCGGTGAAGTCCGTCGTCGGTGACCTCGACAAGATCGCACGCGTCGTGAAGGTGGTGGGCTTCATCGCCTCCGCCCCCGACTTCACCGCCCAGCCGGGCGTGTTGAACGGCGCGAGCGAGCTGCTGGGCGCCGTCCTCGGCGACAAGGGCGTCCACGCCCGCAGCGCGGTCGGCGTGGCGGTCCTCCCGCTGGACGCCCCGGTCGAGATCGAGATCCAGGTCGAGCTGGTCTCCTCCTGA
- a CDS encoding DUF4177 domain-containing protein → MTKKFEYATVPLLVHATKQILDTWGEDGWELVQVVPGPNNPEQLVAYLKREKAA, encoded by the coding sequence ATGACCAAGAAGTTCGAATACGCGACCGTCCCGCTGCTGGTCCACGCCACCAAGCAGATCCTGGACACCTGGGGCGAGGACGGCTGGGAGCTCGTCCAGGTCGTCCCCGGGCCGAACAACCCCGAGCAGCTCGTGGCCTACCTGAAGCGGGAGAAGGCGGCATGA
- a CDS encoding ArsA-related P-loop ATPase yields MSRLQVVSGKGGTGKTTVAAALALALAREGRRTLLVEVEGRQGLAQVFGAEALPYEDRKIAVASGGGEVYALAIDAERALLDYLQMFYKLGSAGRALKKLGAIDFATTIAPGLRDVLLTGKACEAVRRKDKAGRFVYDHVIMDAPPTGRITRFLNVNDEVAGLARFGPIHNQAQAVMKVLKSPETAVHLVTLLEEMPVQETADGIAELRQAGLPVGRVIVNMVRPHHLDEDALRAAAGERRSDVSRALSRAGLGSARRGGLAERLVDPLLAQASEHASRVELERTQRTVLAGLDVPTYELPLLGAGMDLAGLYGLAAELRKQVGEE; encoded by the coding sequence GTGAGCAGGCTCCAGGTGGTCAGCGGCAAGGGCGGCACCGGCAAGACCACGGTCGCCGCGGCACTCGCGCTCGCCCTCGCACGCGAGGGCAGGCGGACTCTTCTGGTGGAGGTCGAGGGCAGGCAGGGCCTCGCCCAGGTCTTCGGGGCGGAGGCGCTCCCCTACGAGGACCGGAAGATCGCCGTCGCCTCGGGCGGCGGGGAGGTCTACGCGCTCGCCATCGACGCGGAGCGGGCGCTCCTGGACTACCTCCAGATGTTCTACAAGCTCGGCTCGGCCGGACGCGCCCTCAAGAAGCTCGGCGCCATCGACTTCGCGACGACCATCGCGCCGGGCCTGCGGGACGTGCTCCTGACGGGCAAGGCCTGCGAGGCGGTCCGGCGCAAGGACAAGGCGGGCCGGTTCGTCTACGACCACGTGATCATGGACGCTCCGCCGACCGGGCGGATCACCCGCTTCCTGAACGTCAACGACGAGGTGGCGGGCCTGGCCCGCTTCGGGCCGATCCACAACCAGGCACAGGCCGTCATGAAGGTGCTCAAGTCCCCCGAGACGGCCGTGCACCTGGTCACCCTGCTGGAGGAGATGCCCGTCCAGGAGACCGCCGACGGGATCGCCGAACTCCGGCAGGCGGGCCTGCCGGTGGGACGGGTGATCGTGAACATGGTCCGGCCGCACCACCTCGACGAGGACGCCCTGCGCGCCGCCGCCGGCGAGCGGCGCTCCGATGTCTCCCGGGCCCTGTCCCGGGCCGGCCTCGGCAGCGCCCGGCGCGGCGGGCTGGCCGAACGGCTGGTGGACCCGCTGCTCGCGCAGGCCTCGGAGCACGCGAGCCGGGTGGAGCTGGAGCGCACCCAGCGCACCGTACTGGCGGGGCTGGACGTGCCGACGTACGAACTCCCCCTGCTCGGCGCGGGGATGGACCTGGCCGGGCTCTACGGGCTCGCCGCGGAGCTGCGGAAGCAGGTGGGCGAGGAATGA